A single Gopherus flavomarginatus isolate rGopFla2 chromosome 17, rGopFla2.mat.asm, whole genome shotgun sequence DNA region contains:
- the LOC127035971 gene encoding ER degradation-enhancing alpha-mannosidase-like protein 3 isoform X4 → MADMLKAQNVRLQWYKGELLHLARDLGYRLLPAFNTTSGLPYPRVNLRYGVLSPNSRTGTELDTCTACAGTMILEFAALSRLTQETVFEDTARRALDVLWEKRQKGNDLVGTVINIHNGDWVRRDSGVGAGIDSYYEYLMKAYILLGDDTYLERFNAHYMAIMKYISQPPLLLNVHMHNPTVSIRSWMDSLLAFFPGLQVLRGDLKPAIETHEMLYQVTKQHKFLPEAFTSDFAVYWAQHPLRPEFAESTYFLYKATRDPYYLQVGKSIVESLNEYARVACGFAAVQDVRTGRHEDRMDSFFLAEMFKYLYLLFSEKRDLPLDIEDYIFTTEAHLLPLSLSTARPPCPRNMTMFRRGHGEEEIFTRSCPSAQTLFPNNPTFTRTIRDAHKQLLQPGAERLALFRGIEFPLHDTRMEPLEILKNMGLTLLPLGDRSMQLTGIRHKQEASPLGLFSLKFITELVDPPAGEQPGISPLAVQVISPPFFGRVVLTAGPAQFGMDLTKQEHGVKGSLVLSEPYQACAAISNRKEVQGKMALAQRGECMFATKARNLQEAGASAVIFIDNAEGSCSEEMVLFQMVGDGSTGDIVIPLVFLFQKEGQVLLDALSQHRNVDVLLATKPMFLGEEKTDQPLSASQLHEAATETRTMMLTSAPDQA, encoded by the exons ATGGCCGACATGTTGAAGGCACAAAACGTGCGGCTGCAGTGGTACAAGGGCGAGCTCCTGCACCTGGCCCGGGATTTAGGGTACCGTCTCTTGCCCGCTTTCAACACCACCAGCGGGCTGCCGTACCCCAGG GTGAACCTGAGGTATGGGGTCCTGAGTCCGAACTCCCGGACAGGCACCGAGCTTGACACCTGCACGGCCTGCGCTGGCACCATGATTTTGGAGTTTGCTGCCCTCAGTCGCCTGACGCAAGAGACTGTTTTCGAA GACACCGCTCGGAGAGCGCTGGATGTTCTGTGGGAGAAGCGCCAGAAAGGGAACGACTTGGTTGGGACGGTCATCAACATTCACAATGGGGACTGGGTGCGGAGGG ACAGCGGAGTCGGAGCCGGGATAGACTCGTACTACGAGTACCTGATGAAGGCGTATATCCTCCTGGGGGATGACACCTACCTGGAGAGGTTCAACGCT CATTACATGGCCATAATGAAATAcatcagccagcctcccctcctgcTCAACGTCCATATGCACAACCCCACAGTCAGCATCCGGAGCTGGATGGACTCCCTCTTGGCCTTTTTCCCCGGCCTCCAG GtgctgaggggggatttgaagcCCGCCATCGAGACGCACGAGATGCTGTACCAGGTCACCAAGCAGCACAAATTCCTCCCGGAG GCATTCACGTCCGACTTTGCCGTGTACTGGGCCCAGCATCCTCTGCGGCCGGAGTTTGCTGAGAGTACCTACTTCCTGTACAAG GCTACTCGAGACCCCTACTACCTCCAGGTGGGCAAGTCCATTGTAGAGAGCCTGAACGAGTATGCCCGGGTGGCCTGCGGCTTTGCGGCGGTGCAAGATGTACGGACGGGCCGACACGAGGACAG GATGGACTCCTTTTTCCTGGCTGAGATGTTTAAGTACCTCTACTTGCTTTTCTCTGAGAAGCGAGATCTGCCTCTAGACATTGAGGATTACATCTTCACCACCGAGGCCCACCTGCTGCCCCTGTCCCTCTCCACCGcccggcccccctgccccaggaacATGACT ATGTTTCGCAggggccatggagaggaggagatTTTTACCCGTTCTTGCCCCAGCGCACAGACTCTCTTCCCCAATAACCCAACCTTCACCCGCACCATCCGAGATGCCCACAAGCAGCTGCTGCAACCAGGAGCAGAGCGCCTGGCGCTCTTCCG GGGGATTGAGTTCCCTCTCCATGACACCAGGATGGAACCCTTGGAGATCCTGAAGAACATGGGACTGACCCTGCTGCCCCTGGGCGACAGGAGCATGCAGCTGACCGGCATCCGACACAAG CAAGAAGCTTCTCCCCTGGGGCTCTTCAGCCTGAAATTCATCACCGAGCTGGTCGACCCGCCTGCAGGAGAGCAGCCAGGCATCTCCCCGCTGGCTGTCCAAGTTATCTCTCCCCCCTTTTTTGGGAGAGTGGTACTCACCGCGGGACCAGCCCAGTTTGGAATGGATCTGACCAAACAGGAGCACGGG gTGAAAGGAAGCTTAGTGCTGAGTGAACCTTACCAGGCCTGTGCAGCAATCAGCAACCGGAAGGAGGTGCAAGGGAAAATGGCACTGGCCCAGAGAGGCGAATGCATGTTTGCCACCAAAGCCAGAAACTTGCAGGAAGCAGGAGCCTCAGCGGTGATTTTTATCG ACAATGCTGAAGGCAGCTGCAGCGAGGAGATGGTTCTGTTCCAGATGGTGGGTGACGGAAGCACCGGTGACATAGTCATCCCTCTTGTCTTCCTCTTCCAGAAGGAGGGGCAAGTCCTTTTAGATGCACTGTCCCAGCATCGCAATGTGGATGTGCTGCTGGCCACTAAACCCATGTTCCTAGGTGAAG AAAAAACAGACCAGCCGTTGTCTGCAAGTCAGTTGCACGAGGCAGCCACAGAGACCCGCACCATGATGCTGACAAGTGCTCCAGACCAAGCATGA